Proteins encoded together in one Epinephelus moara isolate mb chromosome 2, YSFRI_EMoa_1.0, whole genome shotgun sequence window:
- the mecom gene encoding MDS1 and EVI1 complex locus protein EVI1-A isoform X13 has product MKAEEYSCDTMAPDIHEERQYRCEDCDQHFESRNQLLDHQKQPCGMPPSSFLNPGGDSDLQAQEPQDLRPLHMSHGLHECKECDQVFPDVQSLEAHTLSHSEEREYKCDQCPKAFNWKSNLIRHQMSHDSGKHYECENCSKQVFTDPSNLQRHIRSQHVGARAHACSDCGKTFATSSGLKQHKHIHSSVKPFMCKSLRPYLCEVCHKSYTQFSNLCRHKRMHADCRTQIKCKDCGQMFSTTSSLNKHRRFCEGKNHFTAGGLFAQGMPLPGAPGLDKSALAMGHSSAGLADYFGASRHHGGLTFPAAPAFPFSFPGLFSSGLYHRPPLIPATSPVRQPGHAPLVGPGAELSKSPLLPPSPGLQESRELLKALRKDGGVPGNQMPGSELHAQSSSSSTKQRNKQSDQSESSDLDDVSTPSGSDLESTSGSELESDMDSERERGAARENGKGPKRKASEGGPQSPSLTSSSAAKDFPGPSLIPSSLDEHTAVTGAVNDSIKAIASIAEKYFGSTGLAGLQDKKVGSLPYPSMFPLPFFPAFSPPVYPFPDRDLRPPGLKGEPQSPADDCKKAQGKSSSESPFDLTTKRKEEKSATFAPSKPAASHSLGQDQPLDLSLGTRGRGGNPREDEAKNSLGHEEEKAVVEIPKADTSLQHARPTPFFMDPIYSRVEKRRMSDPFETLKDKYMRPAPGFLFHPQFRLPDQRTWMSAIENMAEKLETFGSLKPESGDLLRSVPSMFDFRAPPSALPETLLRKGKERYTCRYCGKIFPRSANLTRHLRTHTGEQPYRCKYCDRSFSISSNLQRHIRNIHNKEKPFKCHLCDRCFGQQTNLDRHLKKHENGNLSGTAMSSPQSELDSGSAILDDKEDSYFNEIRNFISNTGQNQTSPDPSEEGLNGGPFEEEKPLMASRGSRDLEDEDAEELGADEEEGEELSNTPGKQEDEALPSSLSDDIIQDEMDFSGPNDLNLNCKTSPRRYKDEEEQSSYSALDHIRHFSDMRKLEESEMSDGDGDEDDGSFGSPSLTDAVKQPLFRKSKSQAYAMMLSLAEKDSLHPASHTPATMWHSLARAAAESSAIQSLSHV; this is encoded by the exons ATGAAGGCTGAAGAGTATTCATGTGACACCATGGCTCCTGATATTCATG AGGAGAGGCAGTACCGCTGTGAGGACTGTGACCAGCACTTTGAGTCCCGCAACCAGCTGCTGGACCACCAGAAGCAGCCGTGTGGGATGCCCCCCTCCTCTTTCCTTAACCCAG GAGGGGACAGCGACCTGCAAGCCCAGGAACCTCAAGACTTGCGACCCCTCCACATGTCCCACGGTCTACACGAGTGTAAGGAGTGTGACCAGGTTTTTCCTGATGTCCAGAG TCTGGAGGCCCACACTCTGTCCCACTCTGAGGAGAGAGAATACAAGTGCGACCAGTGTCCCAAGGCCTTCAACTGGAAATCAAACCTGATCCGACATCAAATGTCGCACGACAGTGGCAAGCACTACGAATGTGAAAACTGCTCAAAG CAGGTGTTCACAGACCCCAGTAACCTGCAGAGGCACATCCGCTCACAGCACGTCGGGGCACGGGCCCACGCCTGCTCTGACTGCGGCAAGACGTTCGCAACGTCTTCGGGCCTCAAGCAGCATAAGCACATCCACAGCAGTGTCAAGCCCTTCATGTGTAAGTCACTAAGACCCTACCTAT GCGAGGTATGCCACAAGTCCTACACCCAGTTCTCTAACCTGTGCCGCCACAAACGCATGCACGCTGACTGCCGCACTCAGATCAAGTGCAAGGACTGTGGGCAGATGTTCAGCACCACATCCTCCCTCAACAAGCACCGGCGCTTTTGTGAAGGGAAAAACCATTTCACAGCAGGGGGATTGTTTGCCCAGGGTATGCCACTCCCTGGCGCCCCTGGCTTGGACAAATCAGCTCTGGCAATGGGCCACAGCAGTGCTGGACTGGCCGACTACTTTGGGGCCAGTCGCCACCATGGCGGGCTCACCTTTCCTGCTGCTCCAGCTTTTCCTTTCAGCTTCCCTGGCCTTTTCTCCTCTGGACTCTACCACCGGCCGCCACTCATTCCTGCCACCTCTCCCGTCAGACAACCAGGCCATGCACCTCTTGTTGGGCCTGGTGCAGAGCTGAGTAAGAGTCCACTGCTGCCTCCAAGCCCTGGACTTCAGGAGTCCCGAGAGCTCCTCAAGGCTCTGCGTAAAGATGGTGGTGTACCTGGCAACCAGATGCCAGGTTCAGAGCTCCACGCCCAGAGCTCCTCGTCCTCCACAAAGCAGCGGAACAAGCAGAGTGACCAGTCCGAGAGCAGTGACCTGGACGATGTCAGCACGCCCAGTGGAAGTGATCTGGAGAGCACGTCGGGCTCTGAGTTGGAGAGTGACATGGACAGTGAGAGGGAAAGGGGGGCTGCTCGAGAAAATGGCAAAGGCCCCAAGAGGAAGGCCAGTGAAGGAGGCCCCCAGAGCCCCAGCCTGACCAGCAGCAGTGCTGCTAAAGACTTTCCGGGACCTTCCCTCATCCCATCCTCGCTGGACGAGCACACGGCCGTAACAGGGGCTGTGAATGACTCTATTAAGGCCATTGCCTCAATTGCTGAGAAGTATTTTGGCTCCACAGGGCTGGCTGGCCTGCAGGACAAGAAGGTCGGGTCTCTGCCCTACCCCTCCATGTTCCCACTGCCTTTCTTCCCAGCTTTCTCTCCTCCAGTTTACCCATTTCCAGACAGGGACCTCAGACCTCCAGGACTGAAGGGCGAGCCACAGTCTCCAGCAGATGACTGCAAGAAGGCCCAGGGAAAATCTTCTTCTGAGTCACCATTTGACCTCACTACTAAGCGGAAGGAGGAGAAGTCTGCCACATTCGCCCCCTCTAAACCAGCGGCCTCCCACTCCCTTGGTCAGGATCAGCCGCTAGACCTGAGCCTGGGGACTAGGGGCCGCGGAGGCAATCCAAGAGAAGATGAGGCAAAGAATAGCCTGGGGCACGAGGAGGAGAAGGCAGTGGTGGAGATCCCAAAAGCTGACACGTCTTTACAGCATGCCAGGCCCACGCCTTTCTTCATGGACCCCATCTACAG CAGGGTTGAGAAGAGGAGAATGAGCGATCCGTTTGAGACTCTGAAAGACAAGTACATGCGGCCGGCTCCAGGCTTCCTCTTCCATCCACAG TTTCGTTTGCCAGATCAGAGAACTTGG aTGTCGGCCATCGAGAACATGGCAGAGAAGTTGGAGACGTTTGGCTCCTTGAAGCCAGAGTCTGGTGACCTGCTGCGCTCCGTCCCCTCCATGTTTGACTTCAGAGCCCCACCCTCTGCACTTCCAGAGACGCTGTTGCGCAAGGGCAAGGAGCGCTACACATGCAG aTATTGTGGGAAAATATTCCCGCGCTCTGCCAACCTGACCCGCCACCTCAGGACTCATACAGGAGAGCAACCATACAG GTGTAAATACTGCGACCGCTCCTTCAGCATCTCCTCCAACCTGCAACGCCACATTCGCAACATCCACAACAAGGAAAAGCCCTTCAAGTGCCACTTGTGTGATCGTTGCTTCGGTCAGCAGACCAACCTGGACCGTCACCTCAAGAAGCACGAGAATGGCAACCTGTCAG GCACTGCGATGTCGTCCCCACAGTCTGAACTGGACAGTGGCAGCGCCATATTGGACGACAAGGAAGACTCTTATTTCAATGAAATAAGAAATTTCATCAGCAACACGGGCCAGAACCAGACATCACCGGACCCCTCTGAGGAAGG GTTAAACGGCGGTCCATTTGAAGAAGAGAAGCCGCTGATGGCCAGCCGTGGGTCACGTGACCTGGAAGACGAGGATGCGGAGGAGCTTGGTGCTGATGAAGAAGAAGGGGAGGAGCTTAGCAACACCCCTGGGAAACAGGAAGACGAGGCGCTTCCTAGCAGCCTCAGCGATGACATCATACAAGACGAGATGGACTTCAGCGGTCCGAACGACTTGAACCTCAACTGCAAAACCTCTCCGAGAAG GTATAAGGATGAAGAGGAGCAGAGTAGCTACTCAGCCTTGGATCACATTCGTCACTTTTCGGACATGCGCAAGCTGGAGGAGAGCGAAATGAGTGACGGAGACGGAGATGAGGACGATGGATCGTTTGGCTCCCCCTCGCTGACTGATGCAGTCAAACAGCCACTCTTTAGGAAATCTAAGTCTCAG GCATATGCCATGATGCTGTCTCTGGCTGAAAAGGACTCTCTCCACCCAGCCTCCCACACCCCGGCCACCATGTGGCACAGTCTGGCACGGGCTGCTGCTGAATCCAGTGCCATCCAGTCCCTTAGCCACGTATGA